The following coding sequences are from one bacterium BMS3Abin08 window:
- a CDS encoding peptidase propeptide and YPEB domain protein, with product MKKVMTAVIGVVMASLIGFGGVALSAQQGDKKGSIWIGNEAEHAAKAGILIDTAINAALQEVPGTVIGAALENENGYLVYGVEIVKADHRIVDVKVDAGNGKILKVDRDRRDNEGREGEDSGNGHEEGGER from the coding sequence ATGAAAAAGGTAATGACAGCAGTTATCGGTGTTGTCATGGCATCCCTTATCGGCTTTGGAGGAGTAGCTCTGAGCGCTCAGCAGGGTGATAAAAAAGGCAGCATATGGATTGGCAACGAAGCTGAACATGCAGCTAAGGCCGGGATCCTCATTGACACAGCCATCAATGCGGCACTACAAGAGGTTCCGGGGACGGTAATCGGAGCAGCACTTGAAAATGAAAACGGTTACCTTGTCTATGGGGTCGAGATTGTAAAGGCCGACCACCGGATAGTGGATGTCAAGGTTGATGCTGGAAACGGAAAGATACTGAAGGTAGACAGAGACAGGAGAGACAATGAAGGCCGTGAAGGAGAAGACTCCGGCAACGGCCACGAAGAAGGAGGTGAACGGTAG
- the hspA_2 gene encoding spore protein SP21, giving the protein MAKKKESKEKKSKELVKTEPSRALSRFEEMERLFEDVFRRPFSLLGPSWLPRLRFPEIEELAPSVDIFEDTDNVVIKAELPGMKKEDIDVNLTDDTITISGEKKKEEKVEKKNYYRLERSHGSFSRSFRLPKEVQTDKAKAKFKDGVLQIKIPKTAEAKKKEKKVTIE; this is encoded by the coding sequence ATGGCGAAGAAAAAAGAATCAAAGGAAAAAAAATCCAAGGAATTAGTAAAGACAGAACCTTCAAGGGCACTTTCGCGATTTGAAGAGATGGAGAGATTATTTGAGGACGTTTTCAGAAGGCCTTTTTCTCTGCTGGGTCCGTCCTGGCTGCCCAGGTTAAGGTTTCCTGAAATTGAAGAGCTTGCCCCCTCAGTGGATATCTTCGAAGACACTGACAATGTGGTGATCAAGGCAGAGCTTCCCGGGATGAAGAAAGAGGACATAGATGTAAACCTTACAGACGATACCATAACAATATCCGGGGAGAAGAAGAAAGAAGAGAAGGTTGAGAAGAAAAATTATTACAGGCTTGAGCGTTCGCATGGTTCCTTCTCCCGAAGTTTCCGCCTGCCGAAAGAGGTACAAACAGATAAGGCAAAAGCGAAATTCAAAGACGGGGTACTACAAATAAAGATTCCCAAGACTGCTGAGGCAAAGAAAAAGGAGAAGAAGGTCACAATCGAATAA
- a CDS encoding glycogen branching enzyme, protein MKKKAKKRVVSRASKKHLKEEETRRIKRRYLKSRPICKVTFRLPKEAAPEAGKVNIVGDFNNWDSDILPMKRLKTGDFTTTVELQPGRNYHFKYLIDGNRWENDWFADIYAPNPYGGDDSVIVL, encoded by the coding sequence ATGAAGAAAAAGGCAAAGAAGCGTGTTGTGAGCAGGGCCTCTAAGAAGCATCTAAAGGAGGAAGAAACCCGCAGGATAAAAAGACGGTATCTCAAGTCCCGGCCTATATGTAAGGTTACTTTCCGACTTCCTAAAGAGGCTGCCCCCGAAGCCGGAAAGGTTAACATTGTTGGAGATTTTAATAACTGGGACAGCGATATTCTCCCAATGAAAAGACTTAAGACCGGTGACTTCACGACAACTGTTGAACTACAACCGGGCAGGAATTATCACTTCAAATATCTCATTGACGGCAACCGCTGGGAGAATGATTGGTTTGCAGATATATATGCACCAAATCCTTACGGGGGTGACGACTCAGTAATAGTTCTCTGA